Proteins from a genomic interval of Granulicella sp. L56:
- a CDS encoding glucose 1-dehydrogenase: protein MSKLAGKVAVVTGASKGIGAGIAKGLAAEGASVVVNYASSRQGADRVVAEITGKGGKAIAVQGDVAKAADVKRIFAETKKTFGKLDILVNNAGVYQFTPLEEITEEIFHRQFNTNVLGLLLATQEAAKHFGPEGGNIINISSTVTALNPPASAIYTATKGAVDSITHVLAKELSPRKIRVNAINPGLVETEGVHTAGFLGTDFQKQLETQTPLGRIGQPDDITPVAVFLASSDSGWITGETLLVSGGLR from the coding sequence ATGAGCAAGCTGGCAGGCAAAGTAGCAGTCGTAACCGGAGCGTCCAAAGGCATTGGCGCAGGCATCGCAAAGGGTCTCGCAGCGGAGGGCGCATCCGTCGTGGTCAACTACGCCTCCAGTAGACAAGGCGCAGATAGGGTTGTTGCCGAAATCACCGGCAAGGGCGGCAAGGCCATCGCCGTACAGGGCGACGTGGCCAAAGCTGCGGACGTTAAGCGCATCTTTGCCGAGACGAAAAAGACCTTCGGCAAACTGGACATTCTCGTCAACAACGCTGGCGTCTACCAGTTCACGCCGCTCGAAGAGATCACCGAGGAGATCTTCCACCGTCAATTCAACACCAACGTGCTCGGCCTTCTTCTTGCCACGCAGGAAGCCGCAAAGCACTTCGGCCCCGAGGGCGGAAATATCATCAACATCAGCTCGACGGTGACTGCGCTTAACCCGCCGGCATCGGCGATCTACACGGCCACCAAGGGCGCGGTCGATTCCATCACCCACGTCCTCGCCAAGGAACTCAGCCCCAGAAAGATCCGCGTCAACGCCATCAACCCCGGGCTGGTCGAGACCGAAGGCGTCCACACAGCTGGCTTCCTCGGAACCGACTTCCAGAAGCAGCTTGAGACACAGACTCCTCTCGGCAGGATTGGTCAGCCCGACGACATCACTCCCGTCGCGGTGTTTCTGGCCTCGTCTGACTCAGGCTGGATCACCGGGGAGACGCTGCTGGTCTCAGGCGGTCTTCGCTAA
- a CDS encoding glycosyltransferase family 39 protein, with the protein MNGSVESRSRTTIFCIALALLLVLVCQLAYTSRTNSISWDEGHHLFDGYNILKQHDYGLNPEVPPLVKMVAAAPLLRMHLVVPPLQGRSEQTEAFLDGKDFVFHNDADKLLFRARMAVSVFMIGLAICVFFAAYEMFGPVAGLLALAFLVFDPNFLAHGALVTTDAAISCCIFLALYLAYRYAKQPTPARLLLVGLATGLAMAAKFTGILILPMLVLLVLGEAFSARDWRLFVRRIVALVVVGAVSFGILWSFYGFRYSARPAGRTLNPPLADYLKGLPSQQDTHHLALLARMHILPEAYIFGLANTKITEFADTSYFFGHIYRHGTWLYFPAAFVIKSTLPFLLLLVVAVALIATGRLKRRRELYFLLIPPALFFAVAMHSTMDIGHRHILPIYPFLYVLIAAAAASLIRRNRRWSYAIAALLLWQIATSTRVAPAYMAYANEAWGGPSSLHKYLGDANTDWGQQLKAAKKYLDSRGIKNCWFAYFADGVVDTSYYGIPCKRLPTVENTLWLNLPMDVPPEIDGPVLISDGVLAGIDYGQGALNPYQQFRSLRPTAAIDYGLFVYDGHFKVPLAYALAETQHTQNLVEAGHIDQALPAVQQAATFAPDSVTVQVSLGDVLMKLHHTQEAETHYQQALHSAQTIEPELQADSVPMIEAKLATARSH; encoded by the coding sequence ATGAATGGAAGTGTAGAGAGTCGCAGCAGAACAACCATCTTCTGCATCGCGCTCGCATTGCTGCTTGTGCTGGTCTGCCAGCTTGCATACACCAGCCGCACAAATTCCATCTCCTGGGACGAGGGTCACCACCTCTTCGACGGCTACAACATCCTGAAGCAACATGACTACGGCCTCAACCCCGAGGTGCCGCCGCTGGTCAAGATGGTCGCGGCAGCGCCTCTGCTGCGAATGCATCTGGTTGTGCCGCCTCTGCAGGGACGTTCTGAACAGACCGAAGCCTTTCTCGACGGAAAGGACTTCGTGTTTCACAATGATGCCGACAAGCTGCTCTTTCGCGCGCGCATGGCTGTCTCCGTCTTTATGATCGGCCTCGCGATCTGCGTCTTCTTTGCCGCTTATGAGATGTTCGGCCCTGTCGCGGGACTTCTGGCCCTCGCCTTTCTGGTCTTCGATCCGAACTTTTTGGCGCACGGCGCCCTGGTTACGACCGACGCTGCCATCTCCTGCTGCATCTTTCTCGCACTCTATCTTGCCTATCGTTATGCAAAGCAGCCCACGCCTGCCCGACTCCTGCTTGTGGGGCTGGCAACCGGTCTGGCTATGGCAGCAAAGTTCACGGGGATACTTATTCTTCCGATGCTGGTGCTGCTTGTTCTCGGAGAGGCATTCAGCGCTCGCGACTGGCGGCTGTTCGTTCGCCGCATCGTGGCTCTGGTCGTCGTGGGCGCCGTCTCATTCGGTATCCTCTGGTCGTTCTATGGATTTCGTTATAGCGCTCGTCCGGCAGGCCGCACGCTGAATCCCCCGCTCGCTGACTACCTTAAGGGACTGCCCAGCCAGCAGGACACCCACCACCTTGCTCTGTTGGCGCGCATGCACATTCTGCCTGAGGCGTATATCTTTGGCCTTGCCAACACCAAGATCACCGAGTTCGCCGATACCAGTTACTTCTTCGGCCATATCTACCGGCATGGCACATGGCTCTACTTCCCTGCCGCGTTTGTCATCAAATCCACCCTTCCGTTTCTTCTGCTGCTGGTGGTTGCCGTTGCGCTCATCGCAACTGGACGGCTGAAGCGGCGTCGCGAGCTTTACTTTCTGCTCATCCCGCCTGCGCTCTTTTTTGCCGTGGCCATGCACTCCACCATGGACATCGGACATAGGCATATCCTGCCCATCTACCCGTTTCTCTATGTGCTGATCGCTGCTGCTGCCGCCTCGCTCATTCGGAGGAACCGGCGATGGAGCTATGCCATTGCAGCGCTTCTTCTCTGGCAAATCGCTACCTCAACGCGAGTGGCGCCCGCATACATGGCTTACGCGAACGAGGCCTGGGGTGGCCCGTCGTCGCTGCACAAATATCTCGGCGACGCCAACACCGACTGGGGCCAGCAGCTCAAGGCAGCTAAAAAGTATCTCGACAGCCGAGGCATCAAAAATTGCTGGTTTGCCTACTTCGCCGATGGAGTCGTTGACACCAGCTACTACGGCATCCCCTGCAAACGCCTGCCTACTGTAGAAAACACTCTCTGGCTCAATCTGCCCATGGACGTTCCTCCGGAGATCGACGGTCCCGTTCTCATTAGCGATGGCGTTCTGGCCGGCATCGACTATGGGCAAGGCGCGCTCAATCCCTACCAGCAGTTCCGCAGTCTTCGCCCTACAGCAGCGATTGATTATGGCCTGTTCGTCTACGACGGCCACTTCAAGGTTCCTCTCGCCTACGCGCTGGCAGAGACACAACACACCCAGAACCTGGTTGAAGCAGGTCATATTGACCAGGCACTCCCCGCGGTCCAGCAGGCAGCCACATTCGCGCCCGACTCCGTCACCGTGCAGGTGTCGCTCGGCGATGTGCTGATGAAGCTGCATCACACTCAGGAAGCCGAAACGCATTATCAGCAAGCTCTCCACTCTGCACAAACGATAGAGCCTGAACTTCAGGCAGACTCAGTTCCAATGATCGAGGCCAAACTTGCGACAGCCCGCAGTCACTGA
- a CDS encoding RecQ family ATP-dependent DNA helicase: MESESPDLAALLHRTFGFPAFRANQEAVCRAATDGRDVLLVMPTGAGKSLCYQLPAIARGGTALVISPLIALMDDQAAKLSALGLRVARIHSGLSREDSRQACRDYLDGTLQFLFIAPERMRVPGFPEMLAKKKPALIAIDEAHCISQWGHDFRPDYRTLGDYLPALRPAPVIALTATATPTVQKDIATQLQLHQPALFIHGFRRHNLAIEVVEMSKPRRKEFTADLLKSAANRPAIVYAPSRKAADELASALGKSAAAYHAGLEPSVRERVQRHFLSGELEVVVATIAFGMGIDKADVRTVVHIALPGSVEAYYQEIGRAGRDGLPSRTVLLHSYADRKMHDFFLERDYPAPTELARVANVLNDEYQMPDILRQRLKMDVESFNRTAEKLVSQGAAAFDIAGNIRSTGQTNWRSSYDTQLAFRRSQIDRMVAFAESPQCRMSALVQHFGDTADGLRPCGHCDFCSPERATAQTYRPPTSLEERQLRSILESLEGGSAKATGKLHTDLALGIDRKQFDGYLDALTRAGLIAITADTFTNSEGTLINFKRASLTHEGRTRDEGDDFNVLLKDITDQKPSKSRTPTTGKKLSGKAEKAEAIAAYTPAQKDLDQRLREWRKVEAAKTGKPAFMVFSDAILTAIVQESPTTISALLGISGIGPEKADRYGAAVVALCTSRPVPAEYGALDKPKPARSSQLQLKAGSPVTRISKKISTEEPVETFQRPRAVPAEPAESLTPAQQELDHQLREWRKVEAEKLGLPQFFVLGSSALRGIVLQRPQTLAQLKTISGIGAEKTERFGPAIIEVCKA; encoded by the coding sequence ATGGAATCCGAATCACCAGATCTCGCAGCCCTTCTTCACCGGACCTTCGGCTTCCCTGCCTTCCGCGCCAATCAGGAGGCTGTCTGCCGCGCCGCCACCGATGGACGCGACGTTCTTCTGGTCATGCCGACCGGAGCCGGAAAAAGCCTCTGCTATCAACTTCCCGCCATCGCTCGCGGAGGCACAGCGTTGGTCATCAGCCCGCTCATCGCGCTGATGGACGACCAGGCCGCCAAGCTCTCCGCCCTCGGCCTCCGTGTCGCTCGCATCCACTCCGGCCTCAGCCGCGAGGACTCGCGCCAGGCCTGCCGCGACTACCTTGACGGCACCCTGCAATTCCTCTTCATCGCCCCCGAGCGAATGCGCGTGCCCGGTTTCCCCGAGATGCTGGCGAAAAAGAAGCCAGCGCTGATCGCCATCGACGAGGCCCACTGCATCTCGCAATGGGGACACGACTTCCGCCCTGACTATCGCACCCTCGGCGACTACCTCCCCGCGTTGCGGCCTGCCCCGGTCATTGCGCTCACTGCCACTGCCACGCCGACCGTCCAAAAAGATATCGCAACGCAGCTCCAGCTTCACCAACCGGCTCTCTTCATTCACGGCTTTCGCCGCCACAACCTCGCCATCGAGGTGGTCGAGATGTCGAAGCCACGGCGCAAAGAGTTCACCGCTGATCTCCTCAAGTCAGCCGCCAACCGCCCAGCCATCGTCTACGCGCCCAGCCGCAAAGCCGCCGATGAGCTGGCCTCTGCGCTCGGCAAAAGCGCCGCGGCGTACCATGCCGGACTCGAGCCCAGCGTGCGCGAGCGAGTTCAGCGTCACTTTCTCTCGGGAGAGTTGGAGGTGGTCGTCGCCACCATCGCCTTCGGTATGGGCATCGACAAGGCGGACGTCCGCACCGTCGTCCACATCGCCTTGCCCGGCAGCGTCGAAGCCTACTACCAGGAGATCGGCCGCGCTGGTCGCGATGGTCTCCCCAGCCGCACCGTGCTGCTGCACTCCTACGCCGACCGCAAGATGCACGACTTCTTCCTCGAGCGCGACTACCCTGCGCCCACCGAGCTGGCTCGCGTGGCCAACGTCCTCAACGACGAATACCAGATGCCCGACATCCTTCGTCAACGGCTCAAGATGGATGTGGAGAGCTTCAACCGCACCGCTGAAAAACTTGTCTCCCAGGGCGCAGCGGCTTTCGATATCGCAGGCAACATCCGCTCTACCGGCCAGACCAACTGGCGCTCCAGCTACGACACACAGCTCGCCTTCCGCCGCAGTCAGATCGACCGCATGGTCGCCTTCGCCGAATCTCCGCAGTGCCGCATGTCTGCCCTCGTCCAACACTTCGGCGATACCGCCGACGGTCTCCGCCCCTGCGGCCATTGCGATTTCTGCTCGCCCGAACGAGCCACCGCACAGACTTATCGCCCACCAACCTCGCTGGAAGAACGCCAACTCCGCTCGATCCTTGAATCCCTCGAAGGCGGCTCCGCTAAAGCCACCGGAAAGCTTCACACCGACCTTGCCCTGGGTATCGATCGCAAACAGTTCGATGGCTACCTCGACGCGCTCACCCGCGCTGGCCTCATCGCGATCACTGCTGATACCTTCACCAACTCCGAAGGCACGCTCATCAACTTCAAGCGCGCTTCGCTCACCCACGAAGGCCGCACCCGCGACGAAGGCGACGATTTCAACGTTCTGCTCAAGGACATCACAGACCAAAAACCGTCGAAGTCGCGCACACCGACCACTGGCAAAAAACTCTCCGGCAAAGCAGAGAAAGCCGAGGCCATCGCTGCATATACCCCGGCGCAAAAAGACCTCGACCAACGCCTCCGCGAGTGGCGCAAAGTCGAGGCCGCCAAGACCGGTAAACCCGCCTTCATGGTCTTCTCCGATGCCATTCTCACCGCCATCGTGCAGGAGAGTCCCACCACAATCTCAGCTCTCCTTGGCATCTCCGGCATTGGCCCGGAAAAAGCCGACCGCTACGGAGCTGCTGTCGTCGCTCTCTGTACCTCAAGGCCGGTTCCGGCTGAGTACGGCGCCCTCGATAAACCGAAGCCAGCTCGTTCCTCTCAGTTACAGCTCAAGGCCGGCTCGCCAGTGACACGAATCAGCAAAAAGATTTCGACAGAAGAGCCAGTCGAAACCTTCCAGCGTCCACGCGCTGTCCCCGCTGAACCAGCCGAATCCCTTACACCCGCGCAGCAGGAACTCGACCATCAGCTTCGCGAATGGCGCAAGGTTGAGGCGGAAAAGCTTGGTCTTCCGCAATTTTTCGTTCTTGGCTCTTCCGCTCTGCGCGGCATCGTCCTGCAGCGCCCCCAGACCCTCGCCCAATTGAAGACGATCAGCGGCATCGGCGCGGAAAAAACGGAGCGCTTTGGCCCGGCGATTATCGAAGTCTGCAAAGCTTGA
- the dgt gene encoding dGTP triphosphohydrolase: MSTKLHRYAVAGGPDDPLMERVYPAPLRPSRTPFQRDRERIVQARAFRRLAGKTQVFTSRASDHFRSRLTHTMEVAQIARLCASTLGLNEDLTETLALVHDIGHPPFGHAGERALDRCLRSHGRRFDHNLHALRIVEHFEQRYAAHRGLNLTLGVREGIIKHSRDYSVGDYPELAEYMLDQRPPLEAQLIDLADEIAYLTADLDDGVESGLLSIGHIREHVDILARCYRAVEEQHAGVEEKYLFNEALQLMQNILTDDLIATTKQNVEALGAESLEDIRRCSDRLAVFSPQAEAERLQEKRYLYDTLYTCETLENEHDKAEEVVTALFNYWINDPEELPQGHFDDIAEEGLARVIADYIAGMTDSFILQQYAQIKRVVRR, from the coding sequence ATGTCTACCAAACTGCATCGTTATGCGGTCGCCGGAGGGCCTGACGATCCGCTGATGGAGCGCGTCTATCCTGCGCCGCTGCGGCCTTCGCGGACTCCTTTTCAGCGTGACCGGGAACGAATTGTGCAGGCCCGCGCCTTTCGCCGGCTTGCAGGCAAGACGCAGGTATTTACCAGCCGGGCCTCGGACCACTTTCGCAGCCGCCTGACTCATACGATGGAAGTCGCGCAGATTGCGCGGCTATGCGCTTCGACGCTGGGGTTGAACGAAGATCTTACTGAGACGCTGGCGCTGGTCCACGATATCGGGCATCCCCCTTTTGGCCATGCGGGAGAGCGAGCGCTCGACCGATGCCTACGCAGTCATGGGCGACGGTTCGATCACAATCTCCACGCGCTGCGTATCGTTGAGCATTTCGAGCAGCGCTATGCGGCGCATCGCGGCCTGAATCTTACGCTCGGCGTCCGCGAGGGAATCATCAAGCACTCGCGCGACTATAGCGTTGGAGACTACCCGGAACTGGCAGAATACATGCTGGATCAGAGGCCGCCGCTTGAGGCCCAGTTGATCGATCTTGCAGATGAGATCGCTTACCTGACCGCTGACCTCGACGATGGCGTTGAGTCGGGGCTACTGTCAATTGGCCACATTCGCGAGCATGTCGACATTCTGGCAAGGTGCTATCGAGCGGTTGAAGAACAACATGCCGGCGTAGAAGAAAAATATCTGTTCAACGAAGCGCTACAGTTGATGCAGAACATTCTGACGGACGACCTGATCGCGACGACAAAGCAGAACGTCGAAGCGCTTGGCGCGGAAAGCCTTGAGGACATACGCCGATGCTCGGACCGGCTCGCTGTCTTTTCGCCGCAGGCAGAGGCTGAGCGCTTGCAGGAGAAGCGATATCTTTACGACACGCTCTACACCTGCGAGACACTCGAAAACGAGCACGACAAAGCAGAAGAGGTTGTGACGGCGCTATTCAACTACTGGATCAACGATCCGGAGGAGCTGCCGCAGGGGCACTTCGACGATATCGCGGAAGAAGGCCTGGCGCGGGTTATCGCAGACTATATTGCGGGAATGACCGACAGCTTCATCCTGCAGCAATATGCGCAGATCAAACGAGTGGTTCGGCGATAA
- a CDS encoding tetratricopeptide repeat protein — protein MTLFLRASSLRPFRLLPAAALLFAAHSMFAEAPAAATVPSSTPDRASSYYHYGLAHLYEDMAVSAGRSDYATQAVEEYKLALNADPNSQQLQDGLADLYFKIGRIREAVSTAQDRLAKDPNDVEAHELLGKVYLRSLGDMQTPQSGQVLKLAIAEYEKLAELKPKDIETHLLLGQLYGLNHDSAKAEAQFKEAQKIDANSEEVALNMARLYSDEGDAKRAADVLNGVPVDDRSARVEYALGVTYDQLKNPHEAAAAYQRALDLEPGNLDTERGLANALLMEGKLDEALKVLNEIVAAEPQDATSQIHISEIERRQGNYDQALATLEKAKPLAQSSLELSYNEALIYDSLGRYDDATGVLTKLVSDTAHPDGKYSDGEKANRAIFLDRLGIIYREENKTAEAVAAYKQMVDLGGEYAKGGYQGQVDAYRDAHQWKDATVAAAAAAKAAPKDQATQLMYAGQLADTGQVDQGIALAKAQLSPTATTPDDRDTYLSLTQIYTRLKRWPDAAAALDSASGLSTKPDEKLYVYFLRGVLADRQKHYDEAETEFHKALAIDPQNATILNYLGYMLADRGVKLPEALAMIRKAVDLDPQNGAYLDSLGWAYFKSGQYDLAEVNLRKAMERMSTDPTVHDHLGEVYEKTGKLKLAVTQWERSMTEYAHSLPADADPTDVAKVQHKLENARVKLAKLSPAPAK, from the coding sequence ATGACCCTGTTTTTGCGTGCTTCGTCCCTTCGCCCGTTCCGCCTTCTGCCGGCGGCGGCGCTTTTGTTTGCTGCGCATTCGATGTTTGCAGAAGCCCCTGCTGCGGCGACGGTCCCATCTTCGACGCCGGACCGCGCTTCGTCGTACTACCACTATGGGTTGGCCCATCTCTATGAAGATATGGCGGTCAGCGCAGGTCGGTCGGACTATGCGACCCAGGCGGTGGAGGAATACAAGCTGGCGTTGAATGCCGATCCCAACTCACAGCAGTTGCAGGATGGTCTGGCTGACCTGTATTTCAAGATCGGGCGAATCCGCGAGGCGGTAAGCACGGCGCAGGACCGGCTCGCCAAGGACCCCAATGACGTTGAGGCCCATGAGCTGTTGGGCAAGGTCTATCTGCGGTCGCTTGGCGATATGCAGACGCCTCAATCGGGGCAGGTCCTGAAGCTTGCCATCGCGGAGTATGAGAAGTTGGCGGAGTTAAAGCCCAAGGACATCGAGACGCATCTTCTGCTGGGTCAGCTTTACGGCTTGAATCATGATTCGGCCAAGGCAGAGGCGCAGTTCAAGGAAGCGCAGAAGATCGACGCGAACTCGGAAGAGGTGGCGCTAAACATGGCGCGTCTCTATAGCGATGAGGGCGATGCGAAGCGCGCTGCCGATGTGCTGAATGGGGTTCCTGTCGATGATCGCAGTGCGCGTGTTGAGTATGCGCTAGGTGTAACGTATGACCAGTTAAAAAATCCCCACGAGGCGGCGGCAGCTTATCAGCGAGCGCTGGACCTTGAGCCGGGCAATCTGGATACGGAGCGTGGCCTTGCCAATGCTTTGTTGATGGAGGGGAAGCTCGATGAAGCGTTGAAGGTCCTTAATGAAATCGTCGCTGCCGAGCCCCAGGACGCGACGTCGCAGATTCATATCTCAGAGATTGAGCGCAGGCAGGGCAACTACGACCAGGCGCTGGCTACGCTCGAGAAGGCCAAGCCGCTGGCGCAGAGTTCGCTCGAGTTGAGCTATAACGAAGCGCTCATCTACGATTCGCTCGGGCGGTATGACGATGCTACCGGGGTCCTGACCAAACTAGTGTCTGACACGGCTCATCCGGACGGCAAGTACAGCGATGGGGAGAAGGCAAATCGGGCGATATTTCTTGATCGCCTGGGCATCATCTACCGGGAAGAGAACAAGACGGCAGAGGCCGTTGCTGCCTACAAGCAGATGGTGGACCTGGGCGGGGAGTATGCTAAGGGTGGCTATCAGGGACAGGTGGATGCGTATCGTGACGCTCACCAGTGGAAAGATGCCACCGTCGCAGCCGCCGCAGCAGCCAAGGCTGCGCCCAAGGACCAGGCGACGCAGTTGATGTATGCCGGACAACTTGCCGATACCGGCCAGGTCGATCAGGGAATCGCGCTGGCGAAGGCCCAGCTTTCGCCCACAGCGACAACTCCGGATGACAGAGACACCTATCTTTCCTTGACGCAGATCTATACCCGGCTGAAGCGCTGGCCGGATGCGGCTGCGGCGCTCGACAGTGCTTCAGGATTGTCCACGAAGCCCGACGAGAAGCTGTATGTGTATTTTCTTCGGGGAGTATTGGCCGACCGGCAGAAACACTATGACGAGGCCGAGACCGAATTCCATAAGGCGTTGGCCATCGATCCGCAGAATGCGACGATCCTGAACTATCTCGGCTACATGCTTGCAGACCGCGGAGTCAAGCTACCTGAGGCCTTGGCCATGATTCGCAAGGCAGTCGATCTCGATCCCCAGAACGGCGCGTATCTTGACTCGCTGGGATGGGCTTACTTCAAGTCCGGTCAATATGACCTGGCAGAGGTGAATCTGCGCAAGGCGATGGAGCGCATGAGCACAGACCCGACCGTCCATGACCATCTGGGCGAGGTCTATGAGAAGACCGGCAAGCTGAAGCTGGCGGTCACGCAGTGGGAGCGATCGATGACGGAGTATGCGCACTCGCTGCCTGCGGATGCAGATCCTACGGACGTTGCGAAGGTGCAGCATAAGCTCGAAAATGCGCGTGTGAAACTGGCCAAGCTTTCGCCAGCACCCGCGAAGTAA
- the purH gene encoding bifunctional phosphoribosylaminoimidazolecarboxamide formyltransferase/IMP cyclohydrolase, whose amino-acid sequence MIEHSSASSSAAPADLRPIRRALLSVTDKTGLVDFARALASFNVDLVSTGGTARALREAGLPVRDISDLTGFPEMLDGRVKTLHPKVHGGILSIRDNAEHQASVAEHAIEPIDMVVVNLYAFEKTSQKPGVAFADVIENIDIGGPSMVRSAAKNFADVAIVTSADDYSLLTEELTANKGSLSRATRWRLAKQAFAVTAAYDAGIATALESIEEPGGAAVFSKELPHAIRLIEPLAKTLRYGENPHQKAALYVDGSGKGVAGAEQLQGKELSYNNLVDLDACWDIVSEFDETAVAIIKHTNPCGASTGATVLEAYKRALEADPVSAFGGVIGINREVDAEAAEEIAKLFVEAIVAPSFTVGALERFAAKKNLRLVKISPADTPRVLKQVSGGLLVQDADRLKVSEAELKLVTERKPTAEELRALLFAWSICKYVKSNAIVYARFADGHGQTVGIGAGQMSRVDAARFGAMKAVLPLAGTVAASDAFFPFADGLEVVATAGATAVIQPGGSVRDAEVIEAANRLGVAMAFTGVRHFRHG is encoded by the coding sequence ATGATTGAACATTCTTCCGCTTCCAGCTCAGCCGCTCCTGCCGACCTTCGCCCTATTCGCCGCGCTCTCCTGTCTGTGACCGACAAGACCGGCCTTGTCGATTTTGCACGTGCGCTTGCCTCGTTCAACGTAGACCTTGTATCGACCGGAGGGACGGCCCGCGCGTTGCGTGAGGCGGGTCTGCCGGTGCGCGATATCAGCGACCTGACCGGGTTTCCCGAGATGCTGGATGGCCGCGTAAAGACGCTGCACCCTAAGGTGCATGGCGGCATTCTGTCTATCCGCGACAATGCCGAGCATCAGGCATCGGTTGCAGAACATGCGATTGAGCCGATCGATATGGTGGTGGTGAATTTGTATGCCTTCGAGAAGACCTCGCAGAAGCCGGGCGTAGCGTTTGCCGATGTGATCGAAAATATCGACATCGGCGGCCCTTCGATGGTGCGGTCGGCGGCGAAGAACTTCGCCGATGTGGCGATTGTGACTTCGGCGGATGACTACAGCTTGCTGACCGAAGAGTTGACAGCCAACAAGGGCAGTTTGAGCCGGGCCACTCGTTGGCGGCTGGCGAAGCAGGCGTTTGCGGTGACTGCGGCTTATGACGCGGGGATTGCCACGGCGCTCGAGAGCATCGAAGAGCCGGGCGGCGCGGCGGTGTTTTCGAAGGAACTGCCGCATGCGATCCGGTTGATCGAGCCGCTGGCGAAGACGCTTCGTTATGGGGAGAATCCGCACCAGAAGGCAGCGTTGTATGTCGATGGCAGCGGCAAAGGCGTCGCGGGGGCGGAGCAGTTGCAGGGTAAGGAACTCAGCTATAACAACCTCGTCGATCTCGATGCCTGCTGGGATATCGTCAGCGAGTTCGATGAGACGGCGGTGGCGATCATCAAGCACACCAATCCCTGTGGAGCTTCGACCGGGGCGACGGTGCTGGAGGCTTACAAGCGGGCGCTCGAAGCCGATCCCGTCTCTGCGTTTGGTGGCGTGATCGGGATCAATCGCGAGGTGGATGCGGAGGCCGCCGAAGAGATTGCCAAGCTGTTTGTCGAGGCGATTGTTGCGCCTTCGTTTACTGTCGGAGCGTTGGAGCGTTTTGCGGCGAAGAAGAACCTGCGGCTGGTGAAGATTTCTCCGGCAGATACTCCTCGGGTGCTCAAGCAGGTTTCGGGTGGGTTGCTGGTGCAGGATGCCGACCGGCTAAAGGTCAGCGAGGCCGAGTTGAAGTTGGTGACGGAGCGGAAGCCTACGGCGGAAGAGCTACGGGCGCTGCTGTTCGCGTGGAGCATCTGCAAATACGTGAAATCGAATGCGATTGTCTATGCGCGGTTCGCCGATGGGCATGGACAGACGGTCGGCATCGGCGCGGGACAGATGAGCCGCGTGGATGCGGCACGTTTTGGAGCGATGAAGGCCGTGTTGCCGCTGGCGGGGACGGTTGCCGCCTCGGATGCGTTTTTTCCGTTTGCCGATGGGCTGGAAGTGGTTGCCACGGCGGGAGCTACGGCGGTGATTCAGCCAGGCGGCTCGGTGCGGGATGCCGAGGTGATCGAGGCAGCTAACCGGTTGGGAGTAGCGATGGCGTTTACCGGCGTCCGGCACTTCAGGCATGGATGA
- a CDS encoding dihydroorotate dehydrogenase, which produces MSVTAHSKGPDMRVSIAGVELRSPVIAASGTFGYGIEFEEIVSLERIGAFVTKGLSREPMAGNAAPRIIETAAGMMNAIGLQNMGVHPFIAEKLPKLRKLAGAVVIANVFGFTIEDCLEVIGALNDAEGIAMYELNASCPNTSHGGMVFGTDPALLHELTVRCKAAAKRPLMVKLSPNVTNIGQMAKVAEDGGADAVSLVNTFVSLAIDVKTRKPKIANVTGGLSGPAIKPIAVRMVHEVSRAVKIPVVGMGGIVRAEDAVEFMLAGATAVQVGTASYADPRAVENIANGLKRWCAAHGLAQASSLTGGMLL; this is translated from the coding sequence ATGAGTGTGACTGCACACAGTAAAGGCCCGGATATGCGGGTGAGCATCGCCGGGGTGGAGCTGCGCTCGCCGGTGATTGCGGCCAGTGGGACGTTTGGCTATGGCATCGAGTTCGAGGAGATTGTCTCGCTCGAGCGCATTGGCGCGTTTGTGACCAAGGGGCTTTCGCGGGAGCCGATGGCGGGCAATGCCGCTCCTCGGATCATCGAGACGGCGGCGGGGATGATGAACGCCATTGGCTTGCAGAATATGGGGGTTCACCCGTTTATCGCGGAGAAGCTGCCCAAGTTGCGGAAGCTGGCTGGCGCGGTGGTGATTGCGAACGTCTTCGGCTTCACGATTGAGGACTGCCTTGAGGTGATCGGCGCTTTGAATGACGCCGAGGGCATCGCGATGTATGAGCTGAATGCGAGCTGTCCGAATACGAGCCACGGCGGCATGGTGTTTGGCACCGATCCGGCTCTACTGCATGAGCTGACGGTTCGGTGCAAGGCGGCGGCGAAGCGTCCGCTGATGGTGAAGCTATCGCCGAATGTGACCAACATCGGGCAGATGGCCAAGGTGGCGGAGGACGGCGGGGCGGATGCCGTCTCGCTGGTGAATACGTTCGTCTCGCTGGCGATTGACGTAAAGACGCGCAAGCCGAAGATCGCCAATGTGACCGGGGGGTTATCTGGACCGGCGATCAAGCCGATTGCGGTGCGGATGGTGCACGAAGTTTCACGGGCGGTGAAGATTCCTGTTGTCGGCATGGGTGGGATTGTGCGGGCAGAGGATGCGGTGGAGTTTATGCTGGCCGGGGCGACGGCGGTGCAGGTAGGGACGGCGAGCTACGCCGATCCGAGGGCGGTCGAAAATATTGCCAATGGACTGAAGCGCTGGTGCGCGGCGCATGGGCTGGCGCAGGCGTCGTCGCTGACGGGCGGAATGCTGCTGTGA